Proteins from a single region of Maridesulfovibrio bastinii DSM 16055:
- the allB gene encoding allantoinase AllB — MFDLVLQNARLVTEDAVRDADIGITDGKISGIECFDSGSGCDSGSGLKGSRTIDCSGKMVFPGFIDLHVHFNDPGLTRREDYFTGSSGAAAGGITLFADMPLSNAPYTLTNDNLLDKIDRASKKSLVDFALWGGFVEDNTAQLKPMSESGAYGFKMFTCGAGDGFPTPESGTMERGFKISRELGTFVGVHCEDQEIMDRNAQNCPADMDEIDRFLTVHDAESELAAVRKAIALAGKTGAHLHICHASLPETVDLATEARKKGLAVTVETCPQYLICTGDDLRRIGGPLKCTPPVRDRKSVEGMWERIFAGDIDFVGTDHSPAETAEKIGKSFDSCWGGVNGIQYLFSLLHTEGVVKRNLDIRRLVGLYSAGPAKFIGHYPEKGTLEVGSEASFVIFDPEAEWTVRAEDQLTKHCQTPYDGMRCKGRIEQTWLRGKTVCEYDFASGKYRIEASAGSGKFVTPVNNKGKK, encoded by the coding sequence ATGTTTGATCTTGTTTTACAAAATGCAAGGCTGGTGACTGAAGACGCTGTCCGTGATGCGGATATAGGCATTACCGATGGAAAAATATCTGGAATAGAATGCTTCGACTCCGGTTCTGGTTGCGACTCTGGCTCCGGCTTGAAAGGGAGCAGGACCATAGATTGTTCCGGTAAAATGGTTTTTCCCGGTTTTATTGATCTGCATGTTCATTTTAATGATCCGGGGCTGACAAGGCGTGAAGACTATTTCACCGGTTCATCCGGTGCCGCGGCAGGTGGTATCACCCTTTTTGCGGATATGCCGCTTTCCAATGCTCCATATACACTTACGAATGATAACCTGTTGGACAAAATCGACAGGGCGTCCAAAAAATCTCTGGTTGATTTTGCCCTGTGGGGTGGATTCGTTGAGGACAATACCGCTCAGCTGAAGCCCATGTCCGAGTCAGGAGCTTACGGTTTCAAGATGTTTACCTGTGGTGCCGGGGATGGATTTCCAACACCTGAATCAGGAACAATGGAGCGTGGTTTCAAAATCTCCCGCGAGCTTGGAACTTTTGTCGGTGTTCATTGTGAAGATCAGGAAATTATGGACCGTAACGCTCAGAACTGTCCTGCTGATATGGATGAGATTGATCGCTTTCTCACTGTGCATGATGCCGAATCAGAACTTGCAGCAGTCAGAAAGGCCATAGCTTTGGCCGGGAAGACCGGAGCCCATCTCCATATCTGCCATGCAAGTCTGCCGGAGACCGTTGATCTTGCAACTGAGGCTCGAAAAAAGGGGCTGGCTGTAACTGTAGAAACCTGCCCTCAATATCTGATCTGCACCGGGGATGATCTGCGCCGGATCGGAGGACCTTTGAAATGTACTCCCCCTGTGCGGGACCGCAAATCAGTTGAAGGAATGTGGGAAAGAATTTTTGCAGGGGATATTGATTTTGTGGGTACTGATCATTCCCCGGCTGAGACAGCTGAAAAGATCGGTAAATCTTTTGATTCCTGCTGGGGCGGCGTGAATGGAATACAATATCTTTTTTCGCTTCTGCACACCGAAGGGGTTGTAAAGCGGAATCTGGATATACGCAGACTGGTTGGACTTTATAGTGCCGGGCCTGCAAAATTCATCGGACATTATCCTGAAAAGGGTACTCTTGAAGTTGGCAGTGAAGCTTCTTTTGTAATCTTTGATCCTGAAGCTGAATGGACTGTCAGGGCTGAAGATCAACTGACAAAACATTGCCAGACTCCGTATGACGGCATGCGCTGTAAGGGACGTATTGAACAAACCTGGCTTCGTGGGAAAACTGTCTGTGAATATGATTTTGCGAGCGGTAAATACCGGATTGAAGCTTCGGCTGGTTCCGGAAAGTTTGTGACTCCGGTTAACAACAAAGGAAAAAAGTAA